GCAGTGGTGTGACCCAGTGCCTCACACTGGAGAAGTTCCGGAGTGGCTGGTGGCTTTAGAGTGGAATGATGGTGAAAGGCCATAGGGCTCTGGATATCTTATGAGCCTGGATCCTGAAGGAGTCGGGACCCTGAAGTGTGGGGTTAGTATCTCCGTGTGAGTTGGTGTGTCCTGGGATGGGGGTACTGAATGGGTGCTTAGAAAGGCTGTGTGAGAATGAGTGTGGGCGTAGTGGACAAGCAGTGTCTGCTGAGGTCGGCCTAAAACATGTGGGCTGGTCGAAGCATGATGAGAGTGTCACTCAGGCAGAGGATGGGAAATGTGAAGTGATGGTGGGTATGGAGGTAAGGGTCACGTACTTTTGAGGTAGTACATCTGTGCCAGCAGGTGAGTGGAGTATGACTTCGTGTGCGACAGTATGGGTGTAAGACCGAGGGCGTGCGGTGTGTAAACGATAATGGGTGTGGCATGGAAATATATCTATGAGGAGTGCGCGCGCCTGTGTACTTGAGTTAGGGCTCAGGGATGATTTGCCAACCCTTTACCTTTGGTCCTCCTAGCAAGACCCGGCGCAGCAGGTCGGCCACGACGCGAGTGAGGGTGTTCCTCGCGCGCACTGGACACAGCATGGCTCTCAACTTCGGGCCACTGCAGCGCGGCACCCTGAACCGCCCCCCTGGCTTGCTGCCTTTGCTGCAGTGCGCCCTCCCTGCCACCCTGCTGCGGGCCCGCCCCCGGCCGGCTTGGAGCCAACCGTAgtccgccccgccccgccctcaTTTGCATATGACTGACGTTCCCCCGGGGTGGCCAATGGGGGTGGGCGCGGCGGGGCCTGACCCGCGCGCGGCGTCAGCAGCCAATGGGCTCAAGCGTAGGGGGCCGGGCTTGCGCGGAAGGCCGNNNNNNNNNNNNNNNNNNNNNNNNNNNNNNNNNNNNNNNNNNNNNNNNNNNNNNNNNNNNNNNNNNNNNNNNNNNNNNNNNNNNNNNNNNNNNNNNNNNNNNNNNNNNNNNNNNNNNNNNNNNNNNNNNNNNNNNNNNNNNNNNNNNNNNNNNNNNNNNNNNNNNNNNNNNNNNNNNNNNNNNNNNNNNNNNNNNNNNNNNNNNNNNNNNNNNNNNNNNNNNNNNNNNNNNNNNNNNNNNNNNNNNNNNNNNNNNNNNNNNNNNNNNNNNNNNNNNNNNNNNNNNNNNNNNNNNNNNNNNNNNNNNNNNNNNNNNNNNNNNNNNNNNNNNNNNNNNNNNNNNNNNNNNNNNNNNNNNNNNNNNNNNNNNNNNNNNNNNNNNNNNNNNNNNNNNNNNNNNNNNNNNNNNNNNNNNNNNNNNNNNNNNNNNNNNNNNNNNNNNNNNNNNNNNNNNNNNNNNNNNNNNNNNNNNNNNNNNNNNNNNNNNNNNNNNNNNNNNNNNNNNNNNNNNNNNNNNNNNNNNNNNNNNNNNNNNNNNNNNNNNNNNNNNNNNNNNNNNNNNNNNNNNNNNNNNNNNNNNNNNNGGGGGGGGGCATGCGGCGACGGCCTCCCGCTCCCCCCGGGCCGGAGCGGCGACGGCCAAGGAGCGTGTTACGGGCAGAGCGGTGTCAGCCGCTGAGGAGGTGCGAGCCCCTGTCGGGCTCCCGCCGCTCCGGACCATGTACTCGGCCCACAGGCCCCTCATCCCCGCGTCCGGCGCGGCCTCTCGTGGCCTCGGCATGTTCGGTCAGTAGCGTCCCGCACTGGGACTGCAGGGGTCAAGGTGTCGGGGTGCTAAGTGCGGAATATCGGCTATGGGATGTAGTACCTGCACGGTGGAGGGAGAGTAAAGGGATGGCAGAGAAAGTTTGGAATCTAGCGGGGCCGAGTGGTTAGTGATGGCAGGTGTGCGTGTAGCCGAGCAGTGGGAGTGAGGAGTGGGGCGTACGTGGAGACAGGTGTGGTGCTCAAGTGACGGGTGGAACAGATCGGTTGTGATTGGTGTAAGGGCAACAGAGTAACAGGCTTTGAAGTCTGCCTTAGAATAGACTTGAGTCCTGCTGGTGGAAGATGTGGAATGAGGACAGGGATGGGGGCTTAGAGGAGTGGTCTAAGGACAGGTTTGGTGGGAAGCACCACCTCTCAGAACAGTCTGTGGGTAGCAGTGTTTGTGATGTGATGAGAGGGCGGGAGAGGCACACCTGGAGGGTGACACACTAGGACAAGCATAGGACCAGAGGACTGCCCCATTGTCTGCTTGGCCTCCACTCCCTATTTCAAGAAAGCTAGGAGGGCTTAATAAGAAAGATCTTCGTGGAGATAGAAACACATCCAGGGCCTTGCAGGCTGTCTTGGGGTTGGAGTCCCCAGATGGTTTTGGGGCCCCTAGGGGTGGGGGCCAGGGATGTTAGGAATCTTGAGTGTCTTCCAGTTTTGTTTCCCTGCTTCCCTGTTCTTCCCACTTTCCTTTAGGGCTCCTTTGTCAGTCCCTCAGAATCAGGTCTTGAGGTCAATTCTTCTTATAGTGCTCTCCCAGACTAGATTTCTGGAGGTATTGGGGTGGGGTCACCTCAGGTCAGGTTGCTCTGGAGCAGGGGGTGGTAGGGAATGATGGATATCAGAGATAGGGCggttccctccttccctcttccccccctGAGCAGGGGCCTCTCTCCTCTGCTGGTTCCACTTCCCCTGGAGTCTGCGGCCTGGCAATGTGGGGAAGCTCACTGATAGCCTTGCTTTTCAGTTCCAGCAGGCGTGGTCCCAGCTCAGGATCATGTACTTTCCCACCCAGCTTTCAGGTGGAGGTGGGCCTCGGTGTTGTACCTCCCAAAATTCTACTGGTGATGGAAATATCTCCCTGTCTATCACCTCAAGCAAACACCTGGCACTTCAGCCTTCTCTGGGCAGGAATAACAACAATTCTCTCCTCTGTCCCATTGTCCCTGCTTTTTTTTCTGGGGAGTTTACCACACCCTCCATCTTTCTGGGCAAGGAGACTGGACACTGGGCATGAGATAAGCCCAGGAGTTTCCAGGGAGAGAAGCTTCTTACTGGGTGTCGGAGTCTGTTTAGGAGACAAAAGAAGGGAGCCACCTGGACCCCACCCAGGAAGGGCAGGTCTAGTTCTCTGGGGACTGGTtgtgggaggggggaaggggcaAAGAGGGTGTTATTCACTGTGGGGCTGTTCGAGATTCCAGGCCCTGAAAATGAGTAGACAGAAGGGGAAATAGGGCCATTAacctgaagagaaggaggagcgtGAGACCAAGGTGAGGGGCTATGTCAGATGGCAGCTTAGTTGCTGAGAATGTGATGCCATGGTTATACGGAGGATTGTCCAGTCTTGCAAAGGTCTTAGGACATGAGAGTGGGGGAATGGCAGCTGAGAGTGACCTGGTTTGTGGCAGGAGCCAGTTCCTCTGGCTTGGTCCCTAGTGGCAGGGCtggtggaggctgggaggaggagtgggaCGTGAgtgctgtttctctttcctgcttctctttcctttttttaaaatctatagaCCTTTTAGGgatttttctcccccccccccccccgagtgaTATCTCACTTTACTGACCCCAGAGGCGTGGGGTATAAAGACTGGGTGGAGCCACTTCACACAGTTGGAGAATGAGATTAAGTTGTGGTGGAGGTTAGGGCCAAGCTCTCCTGGCATCCAGCTCACATGGCTCCTTCCCACAGTGTGGACAAATGTGGAACCTCGTTCTGTGGCTGTGTTCCCCTGGCACTCCTTAGTCCccttcctggcacccagccagCCCGACCCCTCTGTGCAGCCGAGTGAGGCCCAGCAACCTGCCAGCCACCCTGTGGCCTCCAACCAGAGCAAAGGTAAGGGATAGGGACTATGGGAATGCTTGGGCATGGGAGTCCAGGTAGCCCAGGCGCCCTCTCATAGACTGTTCTGCTCCTAGAACCTGCTGAATCAGCTGCTGTTGCTCATGAGCAGCCACCAGGAGGTGCAGGGAGTGCTGACCCTGGGCGGCCCCCTGGAGCCACATGCCCTGAGAGCCCAGGGCCTGGACCTCCACTCACTTTGGGGGGTGTGGATCCTGGTAAAAGTCTTCCTCCCACCACTGAGGAGGAAGCTCCCGGGCCCCCAGGAGAGCCCCGGTTGGACAGCGAGACCGAGAGTGATCATGATGATGCGTGAGTTCTCAGGGCCTGGCTAGGTCAGGGTAGTGGGGGATGCAGAATTGAACACATGCTCTTCACTGGCTCTGATGCTTTCCACAGCTTCCTCTCCATCATGTCTCCCGagattcagctgcctctgccacctggaaAGCGCCGCACCCAGTCCCTGAGTGCCCTGCCCAAGGAACGAGACTCATCTTCTGAGAAGGATGGACGAAGTCCTAACAAGGTACCTAAGCAAGCTTTGCAACCCTGTGGACACCAAGCCTGTACCCCAGTCCTAACTGATCTTCTCTGGGCTTTGTTAACTACAGCGGGAGAAGGACCATATCCGTCGGCCCATGAATGCCTTCATGATCTTCAGCAAGCGGCACCGGGCCTTGGTCCACCAGCGGCACCCCAACCAGGATAACCGAACTGTCAGCAAGATCCTGGGAGAGTGGTGGTATGCCCTGGGGCCCAAGGAGAAGCAGAAATACCACGATCTAGCCTTCCAGGTAATTCTTCCTCTCCTTGgctcttcccagtgttctctggTGGGGCGCTGAGTGAAGGGTCGCCCTGCCCTTTCCTGCCAGGTGAAAGAGGCCCACTTCAAGGCCCACCCAGATTGGAAGTGGTGCAACAAGGACCGAAAGAAATCCAGCTCAGAGGCCAAGCCCGCGAGCCTGGGGCTGGCAGGAGGGCACAAGGAGACGCGGGAACGGAGCATGTCGGAGACGGGAACTGCTGCTGCCCCTGGGGGTTAGTCAGCTCCTTGGCTCTCCCCCTGCCACCTCTCCCTGAGGGCTGCCAGCCTTCCCCTTGCTTGCTCAACCCCTTTCTGAGCAACTTGTCTTCTTTGTTGCTTTTGAGGACTCATCCACAAAGAAACTGGCAGTTGTTTTATGAATGAGCCAGGGAGATGCAGAAAGGAGACCCAAATACAAATCATTGCTTACTGctatttattgagcatttactaCGTGATCAAAAAGTAGTCCTCTTTTTCCAGATGAAGAAATAGCCTCAGAGATGCCAAGTCACTTGATTAAAGTCCTGGGCTAATAACAACCACCACAACCAAGATTTAAGCCCTAGCTTGGCTTCCCCAGAACCATAGTTGGAACCATTGCCACTCACTATGCCCTGGATTGGCTGCTTCTAGGAGTTCTGGGGTACTTTGGGGTTTTAATGCTGTTGCCTTCTGTGAGAGTGGGAAATCTTACTGCTCCTCTCACATAGAAACACTAAGGCTCAGACAGACCAGTGGTTAACTAACAGCTAAGACCTCCTGGACCAATGTCCAGGCTTGCTCACTCAGAGAATGTCTGCTTCCAGGAACGGGCTTGCTCCCTGCAGGGCCAGAGGACAGAAACTTGCAGGGAAGAGATGTTGAGCTGGAGACTGGTGCTTTCCCTCTACCAAGTGGCTCAGGGTCTCCAGTCTGCTTCTGCCCAGGACATAGACACATCTGTGAGAAGTTGGGCTGGTTCAGGTGCTGTAGTCATGGCGCTGTGACAGCTCTTGACAACTTCTGCTTTACAGtgtcctctgagctcctgtcCGTTGCAGCCCAGACACTCCTGAGCTCCGACACGAAGGCTCCAGGGAGTGGCCCCTGTGGAGCAGAACGACTACATGCGGTTGGGGGACCTGGCTCAGCTCGACCCAGAGCCTTCTCCCACAGTGGGGTGCACAGTCTTGATGGTGGGGAAGTGGACAGCCAGGCACTACAAGAACTGACCCAGGTTGGAGGCACAGGTCACCAAGGAGGTGGGGTAAGGAGGGTTGTGTGAGCCAGCAGACCCAACTAAATCCTCCCTGCCACCTGTCCCACAGATGGTTTCTGGCCCCACATCATACTCCGGCCCAAAGCCTTCCCCTCAGTTTGGCGCTCCAGGATCTTTTGCAGCTCCTGGTGAAGGAGGTACCATGGCCACTAGTGGGAGACCCCCACTGTTGCCCTCCAGAGCCTCTCGTTCCCAGCGCGCAGCCAGTGAGGACATGACCAGTGACGAGGAACGCATGGTCATCTGTGAGGAAGAAGGGGATGATGATGTCATCGGTGAGTAGGGCAGGGTTACAGTCCTAGAGGGGCCCTGGATCAAAGGCCAGTGGGTGACCAGAATCCAGGTCCTTAGACTCCTCCAGTTCTTTTCCAAGTTTGTTTTTAGCTGTATAACGTCAATTCTGCTTTGCCCAAAGAAGCTGCCAGCCATACAGGAAACCCAAGGACATGGGTGTCATTAGCAGAGCACTAGATGCTCTTCCCAGTGTACATTTCAAGTGACTTTGGTCagatgcacagagccctgggctcAGGACTGTCCTCCAGGGCCCCCTTTGTCCTGCCCTACTGCTACCGTTGTTGCCTTCCACTCACTAGCCTGCTTGGCCTAGAGCTGAAGCCAGAGCTCAGATCCTCTTTCAGACTGTTTCCTCCTGGGTAGTTCTATACTCAGTCTCTTCCCTACACTGTCCCTCTACTTCCTCAGCTGATGACAGTTTTGGCACCACTGACATTGATCTCAAGTGCAAGGAGCGGGTGACTGACAGTGAGAGTGGAGACAGCTCTGGGGAGGACCCAGAGGGCAGCAAGGTGAGGCGTGTTGGGAGCTGGGGTATGATGCTGTCTCGTCACTCTCAGAACTCCTGGGTGCTTGACCCAGGGGGAGAATTGGGTCTGAAGAAAGCAAGCTTCTTGGCTCATGGGCAATTGGGTCACATCCAGGATGAGTTGGCCTTCAGTTGGCAGGGGTACTTTTGGCTGGCCCGGCTTACAAGCAGGCAGGGGTTCCTGGCATAGGGGTCCAGCTCTCTACACTCCCTGACTTGGGTTTCTCTTTCCTTAACCCAGGGCTTTGGCCGTAAGGTGTTCTCACCTGTCATCCGCTCCTCTTTTACCCATTGCCGTCCAACCCTGGACCCTGAGCCTCCAGGGCCCCCGGATCCACCTGCAGCCTTCAGCAAAGGCTATggccccaccccatcctcctcctcctcacctgcTTCCACCTCAGTTTCAACCTCCTTTTCACTGGGCTCTGGAACCTTTAAGACCCAGGAGTCTGGTCAGGGCAGCACAGCAGTCCCACTGCGGCCCCCACCTCCTGGAGCTGGGGGCCCAACAACACCTTCCAAAGCCACTCGCTTTCTTCCTACGGATCCTGCCACCTTCCGGCGCAAGAGACCCGAAAGTGTTGGTAGTCTGGAGGCCCCAGGCCCCTCGGTCATTGCAGCACCTCCCATTGGGGGAGGAAACATTCTGCAAACACTGGTTCTACCTCCAAGCAAGGAGGAACGGGAGGGCAGTGGTGCACGAGTGCCCTCAGCCCCAGCTCCATCACTGGCCTATGGGGCTCCAGCAGCCCCTCTGTCCCGTCCTGCTGCCACCATGGTCACCAATGTGGTACGACCTGTCAGCAGCACTCCTGTGCCCATTGCCTCAAAGCCCTTTCCCACCTCTGGCCGGGCTGAGGCATCTTCAAATGACACAGGTGCCAGGACTGAAATGGGCACTGGATCTCGGGTACCTGGAGGCTCCCCATTGGGTGTCAGTTTAGTGTATTCGGATAAGAAGTCAGCAGcagccacctcaccagctccACACTTGGTAGCTGGACCCCTGTTGGGCACTGTGGGGAAGGCACCTGCTACTGTCACCAACCTGCTGGTGGGCACCCCAGGCTATGGGGCTCCTGCATCATCTGCTGTTCAGTTTATTGCCCAGGGAGCCCCAGGCAGTGTGACCCCTGCAGGCTCAGGAGCAAGTGCTGGGAATGGCCCCAATGGGCCAGTACCCCTGGGCATCCTGCAGCCAGGTGCCCTAGGCAAGGCTGGGGGAATCACCCAGGTGCAGTACATCCTGCCCACACTGCCCCAGCAGCTTCAAGTGGCACCTGCCCCAGCACCAGCCCCTGGGACCAAGGCAGCAGCTCCCAGTGGCCCTGTACCCACCACCAGCATTCGTTTCACCCTCCCTCCGGGCACCTCAACCAACGGCAAGGTCCTGGCTGCCACTGCACCCACTGCTGGCATCCCTATCCTGCAGTCTGTACCTTCCGCCCCGCCCCCTAAAGGTGAGACCTGAGTTGGGTTTTGTAAGGACTTGGGTCACAAAAGTCTGTTTGATTGTCTTGTaaacttttcttttgttgcttcttCTAGCCCAGTCAGTTTCTCCAGTCCAGGCCACACCCTCGGGTGGCTCAGCCCAGCTGCTTCCTGGGAAGGTGCTAGTTCCCCTGGCTGCCCCTAGCGTGTCAGTTCGAGGTGGAGGGGCTGGCCAGCCACTGCCCCTGGTTAGCTCACCTTTCTCAGTACCTGTCCAAAATGGTGCCCAGCAACCTAGCAAGGTAAGGCACTCTGGTAGTGGCTTCACTTCTCTTCACTGTTGGCTGTCATCCTTGTGTTCACCCGTGTTGCTGCTTTTTCTGGTCTCCATTTTTCTCTGGAAATTGGGTTGGTGgtttgttcgtgtgtgtgtgtgtgtgtttcatttatctatttaactGAAGCTTGGGGATCAACATTTATTAGAGTTTAAGAGAGAAATAACAGGGCAAGCAGGCTGTACATCCTGGCAgttgctgggaaggaggaagagagaaagacctGCCTTTTGAGTAAGGATTTAGCAATGGAGGTCTGTGGGCTGATGCAGAAAATGAGTTggggctgggtatggtggcacccATTTACTTCTGGCACTCAGGAGACGGGCAAGTGGACATCTgggtgagtttaaggccagttttCTACATGAGTCCCAGGCCCACCTGTCTCAGAAAGGGGGCAGAGatgagggggaaatgggagagagagagagagagaatacttgttcttgcagaggacctgggttcccagcaccatgcTACTACCTGGAGGTGCACAGCAATCTGTATTTCCAGTTCCAGGCGaccagacgccctcttctggcttccacaagcactgcatgcacacagtacacatgtaaatgtgcaggcaaaacatccacacattaaaaataaaattaaaaagtcttcaaaaatagaaggaaaaagttGGGGATGTTCAGAGAAATACCAGAGTGTCTGGGAAAACAAGCTTAGGAGTTTGGTCCATATCCTAAGAGGGAGaggtaaaatgaaaacattttagttagaactcaggaaagcaggcaggcTTAGCAGTGAAGATTTGTGAGCAGATgcctgttttttaaatgtttctgtgcAGCCCACTGTTTCCTCAGTGCTCAATGTCTCTACCTGTTCATTATCTGGAtcctcctctgtggtctctgtccTGGTCTGACCTCAGGCTCTGAGTTCTCTGCTTTTGCTGAGCCTGCATTCCAGGCCTCAGTCAGCCCTGTCCTTTGGGGTCACATCTTACTCTAGTCTATGGGTGCTTTTGCCCACAGATTATCCAGCTGACTCCTGTGCCTGTGAGCACACCTAGCGGTCTGGTGCCACCCCTGAGCCCAGCCACAATACCGGGGCCCACATCACAGCCTCAGAAGGTCCTGTTGCCCTCTTCCACAAGGTGAGACCAGTTAAGCCCTTTCCTTCATTctaggccagacagtggtgggtTAGGGCCAGCCCATCTCACTtcactcctcccctttcctctccggTGGCAGAATCACTTATGTGCAGTCAGCAGGTGGGCACACTCTGCCTCTGGGTACCAGTACTGCATGCAGTCAGGCTGGAACAGTGACCTCATACGGGCCCACAAGCTCTGTAGCTCTGGGCTTCACATCGTTGGGGCCCAGTGGTCCTGCCTTCGTACAGCCCCTGCTCTCAGGTGAGGGCTGGCctggggagttgggggaggggttgaaACAGCTCCAGACCCTAACTTGGTTCCCTTCTCCTTTGTCTTCCTCCCAGCAGGCCAAGCTCCATTGCTGGCTCCTGGCCAGGTGGGCGTGTCACCTGTGCCTAGCCCCCAGTTGCCTCCTGCCTGCACAGCCCCTGGAGGTCCTGTCATAACAGCCTTTTACCCTGGCAGCCCTGCACCCACCTCAGCACCCCTGGGCCCACCTTCCCAAGCTCctccaagcctggtctacactgtggCCACCAGCACCACCCCACCTGCTGCTACCATTCTGCCCAAGGGCCCACCAGCCTCTGCCACTGCCACTCCAGCCCCTACTAGTCCTTTCCCTAGTGCCACAGGTGGGTGTCAGGGAAATTCTGGGGCAGGGTTTGTGCAAGTTGGGGGATTCAGGAAATGGGCTTCAGTGAGGTCTGGCTTAGTAGATGTTTTCTTCCTTATCATCAGGCTCCATGACCTACAGCTTAGTGGCTCCCAAGGCCCAGCGGCCCAGCCCAAAGGCCCCCCAGAAAGTGAAGGCAGCCATCGCCAGCATTCCCGTGGGGTCTTTTGAATCGGGTGCCACTGGGCGGCCTGGACCTACACCCCGACAGTCTATGGACTCTGGAGCAGTCCGAGAGCCAGCTGCCCCAGAATCAGAGCTTGAGGGGCAGCCCACACCCCCagtccccccacctcctccagaGACCTGGCCTCCTAATGCCCGGAACAGCCCCCCACCACCCCTGCCTGCTGAGGAGCGACCTGGCACCAAAGGCCCTGAGACTGTAAGTATCTAGCTGGGTGGGGACTCCCCTAGTTCTGGTCTTGCTACTTGCTTCTTTCTCCGTGTGTCTCCTGCCTGATCGCTGTATACCATCCTATTAGGGAGCTGCATTCTGGGCATCCTGGCCTTCAGAGGCCAAGGCTTTGTCTCATCTTCCATCTTGCATCATCTTGTTTCTGGCTATTGGCTCATGAGCTCACCTACATCACTCcctttttgtgtctgggtctcTAGCCTAAACTGGCCTAATATTCATAGCagtactgagtgctgggattacaggcatgagtccctgtgacttttttttttttttttttaatcccaataCATCTAAGTCCAGTATTCTTGCCTGTCCCCACCCCAGGCCAGCAAATTCCCCAGCTCATCTTCAGATTGGCGAGTTCCTGGGCTGGGCCTGGAGAGCCGTGGggagcctcccactcctcctagcccagctcctgctccagccacaGCCCCTAGTGgaagcagcagtggcagcagcgAGGGCAGTAGTGGGAGGGCAGCTGGGGACACACCTGAGCGCAAAGAAGTGACTAGTTCTGGCAAGAAGATGAAGGTGCGACCCCCACCCCTGAAGAAGACCTTTGACTCTGTGGACAAGTGAGCAGGGGTTGGGATATTGGCAGACTGCCTAGGGCTTGGTGGGAGAAGGGACAGCTGCAGACCAAGACCATAGAGGTGACCCTGCTGGCCTTTCAGCAGGGTCCTGTCAGAAGTGGACTTTGAAGAGCGGTTTGCTGAGCTACCTGAGTTTCGGCCAGAGGAGGTGCTGCCCTCACCCACCCTGCAGTCTCTGGCCACCTCACCTCGGGCTATCCTTGGCTCCTACCgcaagaagaggaagaattcTACTGGTAAAGCAGCCCTGGCTcttaagaaagtgtgtgtgttgtgagggCAGGCCAGAGGCCACCTCCACTAAAGCCTAGTCTGCTTATTTGGCTAGACCTGGACTCAGCGCCTGAGGACCCCACCTCGCCCAAGCGCAAGATGAGGAGACGTTCGAGCTGCAGCTCAGAGCCCAACACCCCCAAGAGTGCCAAGTGCGAGGGTGACATCTTCACCTTTGACCGTACAGGTACCAGTATTTAGGAGACTAAGGGCTTCCAGGGGTGGTGGTGTCATGAGGGTAGCCAGGGAGGCTCAGTCAAGGCTGACCTCTATTAAGAGCTGGCAAGACTTAGTGGGCACTTGGACAATGGCAAGGAGTGTGGGGGTCTCTGCTGCAGCCTTGACTGAACTCCCTTTCCTGGGAAGGTACTGAAACTGAGGATGTGCTTGGAGAGCTGGAGTATGAGAAAGTGCCCTACTCATCACTGCGGCGCACCCTGGACCAACGACGGGCCCTGGTCATGCAGCTCTTCCAGGACCATGGCTTCTTCCCATCAGGTGAGCAAGTCTTACACTTGGGAATTTCATGGGGACTCGACCACATTTCTCACCATCTTTCTGTTTCCAGCCCAGGCCACAGCAGCCTTCCAAGCCCGCTATGCAGACATCTTCCCTTCCAAAGTGTGTCTGCAATTGAAGATTCGGGAGGTTCGCCAGAAGATCATGCAGGCAGCCACTCCCACAGAGCAGCCCCCTGGGGCTGAGCCCCCCCTCCCTGGA
The genomic region above belongs to Microtus ochrogaster isolate Prairie Vole_2 linkage group LG4, MicOch1.0, whole genome shotgun sequence and contains:
- the Cic gene encoding protein capicua homolog isoform X3; this translates as MADGVLVGPGWGRKVSVWAGLVPDLRLQNGALAGGQMMKPMKKVCPGLAGSASGSKSPPATRAKALRRRGAGEGDKPEEEDEEAQPQDQTGPEEAEEGEEEETERDPGAEGPPPELQPNDPTPGLAEDPKGDGEAGRWEPSLSRKTATFKSRAPKKKYVEEHGAGTGGAIGAPEEYEQTPEDASALGVPPRPPTSTRSSSTDTASEHSADLEDEPAEACGPVPWPSGGTTGGYDLRQLRSQRVLARRGDGLFLPAVVRQVRRSQDLGVQFPGDRALTFYDGLSGGGVDVVLDAMPPPGALMVGTAVCTCVEPGVAVYREGVVVEVAAKPAAYKVRFSASPSSHPGPPGTLPPTHQQPLHREPEEAVWVTRSSLRLLRPPWEPEALLRKHPAGPEEEQGEPGVTLPPCPSSSEPKQPEDAEVSNISFGSNLGTHCEEAEEKHPPALSTPVLLPLPPPQLLSPPPKSPAFAGPGRPGEQPSPCQEGSQAGSRSSSVASLEKGAAPAARARTPLTAAQQKYKKGDVVCTPNGIRKKFNGKQWRRLCSRDGCMKESQRRGYCSRHLSMRTKEMEGLADSGPGGTGRPAGVAAREGSTEFDWGDETSRDSEASSVAARGDSRPRLVAPADLSRFEFDECEAAVMLVSLGSSRSGTPSFSPVSTQSPFSPAPSPSPSPLFGFRPANFSPINASPVIQRTAVRSRHLSASTPKAGVLTPPDLGPHPPPPAPRERHSSGILPTFQTNLTFTVPISPGRRKTELLPHPGTLGAGGGGAAPDFPKSDSLDSGVDSVSHTPTPSTPAGFRAVSPAVPFSRSRQPSPLLLLPPPAGLTSDPGPSVRRVPAVQRDSPVIVRNPDVPLPSKFPGEVGTAGEARAGGPGRGCRETPVPPGVASGKPGLPPPLPAPVPITVPPAAPTAVAQPMPTLGLASSPFQPVAFHPSPAALLPVLVPSSYPSHPAPKKEVIMGRPGTVWTNVEPRSVAVFPWHSLVPFLAPSQPDPSVQPSEAQQPASHPVASNQSKEPAESAAVAHEQPPGGAGSADPGRPPGATCPESPGPGPPLTLGGVDPGKSLPPTTEEEAPGPPGEPRLDSETESDHDDAFLSIMSPEIQLPLPPGKRRTQSLSALPKERDSSSEKDGRSPNKREKDHIRRPMNAFMIFSKRHRALVHQRHPNQDNRTVSKILGEWWYALGPKEKQKYHDLAFQVKEAHFKAHPDWKWCNKDRKKSSSEAKPASLGLAGGHKETRERSMSETGTAAAPGVSSELLSVAAQTLLSSDTKAPGSGPCGAERLHAVGGPGSARPRAFSHSGVHSLDGGEVDSQALQELTQMVSGPTSYSGPKPSPQFGAPGSFAAPGEGGTMATSGRPPLLPSRASRSQRAASEDMTSDEERMVICEEEGDDDVIADDSFGTTDIDLKCKERVTDSESGDSSGEDPEGSKGFGRKVFSPVIRSSFTHCRPTLDPEPPGPPDPPAAFSKGYGPTPSSSSSPASTSVSTSFSLGSGTFKTQESGQGSTAVPLRPPPPGAGGPTTPSKATRFLPTDPATFRRKRPESVGSLEAPGPSVIAAPPIGGGNILQTLVLPPSKEEREGSGARVPSAPAPSLAYGAPAAPLSRPAATMVTNVVRPVSSTPVPIASKPFPTSGRAEASSNDTGARTEMGTGSRVPGGSPLGVSLVYSDKKSAAATSPAPHLVAGPLLGTVGKAPATVTNLLVGTPGYGAPASSAVQFIAQGAPGSVTPAGSGASAGNGPNGPVPLGILQPGALGKAGGITQVQYILPTLPQQLQVAPAPAPAPGTKAAAPSGPVPTTSIRFTLPPGTSTNGKVLAATAPTAGIPILQSVPSAPPPKAQSVSPVQATPSGGSAQLLPGKVLVPLAAPSVSVRGGGAGQPLPLVSSPFSVPVQNGAQQPSKIIQLTPVPVSTPSGLVPPLSPATIPGPTSQPQKVLLPSSTRITYVQSAGGHTLPLGTSTACSQAGTVTSYGPTSSVALGFTSLGPSGPAFVQPLLSAGQAPLLAPGQVGVSPVPSPQLPPACTAPGGPVITAFYPGSPAPTSAPLGPPSQAPPSLVYTVATSTTPPAATILPKGPPASATATPAPTSPFPSATGSMTYSLVAPKAQRPSPKAPQKVKAAIASIPVGSFESGATGRPGPTPRQSMDSGAVREPAAPESELEGQPTPPVPPPPPETWPPNARNSPPPPLPAEERPGTKGPETASKFPSSSSDWRVPGLGLESRGEPPTPPSPAPAPATAPSGSSSGSSEGSSGRAAGDTPERKEVTSSGKKMKVRPPPLKKTFDSVDKVLSEVDFEERFAELPEFRPEEVLPSPTLQSLATSPRAILGSYRKKRKNSTDLDSAPEDPTSPKRKMRRRSSCSSEPNTPKSAKCEGDIFTFDRTGTETEDVLGELEYEKVPYSSLRRTLDQRRALVMQLFQDHGFFPSAQATAAFQARYADIFPSKVCLQLKIREVRQKIMQAATPTEQPPGAEPPLPGPPASGMAATPVPTPSPAGGPDPTSPGPDSGTAQAAPPLPPPPEPGQPGWDGAPQPSPPPSGPSTTATGR